CTTGCCGGCCTTTTTTTTGATTGACAAACCTTTAAGAGGTTATATACTCTGTACAGCTTCACCGTTTACCGGTAAGCAAACCCAAGGAGAACTATAATGAGAAAAAAACGTTTATTATCCTTGGTGTTTCTGAGTGTGGCTTTTACCTTTTTCCCGCTGAAAACCAACGCAGAGGATGTTGCTCTGGTTAAGTCGGAGGGTGTTCTAACCTACTATCTCCAGATTCCGCCCTGCAAATTCGAAAGCGTTGGAGGAGGTACAACCCGAATTAGCATGGACGGTGCCGATTACGGTATCGAGCCCGGCTGCCCCAATCTCCCGACACTTGCGTATACGTTTGCCTTGCCGCCCGGAACACGGACTAAAAGTATTGAGGTTACGGGCGAGAGAACGATCCTTGACGGTTCGTGGGAGTTAGAGGTTCAGCCTTTGCCTTTACCGTTAATAGACGGTGCAAAAAACACCTTTCTCGAGTCGATGTACAAGCGTAACATCCAGGATATTTACTCATCATCCGCTGACTACCCGCAGGAGCTGGGTACGCTTTTATCAGCGGGATGCCGGAGAGAGTACTCACTTGCGACCGTTGTTCTCTACCCGTTAGCATATAACCCGGGGACAAGAAACTTTACCGAGCATCTAACCTTTGCGTGAAGATTCATTACGCTCCATTAGAGGAGGATGCCCGCGAAGAGATAGAGCGGTATATCTCCGAAGGCAGCATTTACGCCGACGTTCCTGAAAATATATACAACAAGAACCAAGCCCGGACATGGTACAGGCCCGAAGAGCGTCTTCAAGCGCAGCCCGGAATCCTTATCCTGACCACGGACGCCCTGCTTTCGAGCATAGACGGCTACATCAAGTGGCGCGAAGGCATGGGATACCTTGTGAAGGCTGCGACAAAGGAGCAGATTCTCGCATCGGGCATAACGGGTCTGGACCTGGAGGAGCAGATTCGCAACTGGCTCCGAAAGAACGCCGCCGATTACGAGTATCTCTTCATAATCGCCTCCAATGACGACATCCCCATGAGGACGATGTACGGATACGGCAATGATCCCAACCAGGACCCGGGCTGGTATTACCCTGGGGTGACCGATATCTACTACGGCGAACTCTCAAGGAACGATGCCCACTCATGGGATTCCGACGGTGACGGATACTATGGAGAAGTTCTCCCTGACGGTTCAGGCCCAACGGTCGATAATCCCGATCTAGAGATGGAGCTCCATGTAGGCAGGATAAATACGTCTGAACCCACAAAGGTAAAAAGCATACTGGACAAGATACGCAAATTTGAAACAACAAGCGATCAGGCGTATAAAAGGAATGCCGTTACGTCGGCAAGTATACCTTTTTACAAAACAACTGACGGTGAAGGTCTTGACGGCGCTATCTTCATGGAGTATCTGCAGGATGCCGAAATTCTTGACCGCGGACTCACTACCACGCTTTACGAAAAGGGCGGTGACATGCCCTCTGCCTACGATTGCGACCTTCCTGAGACGCACGAAAACCTCGTTTCGACCCTCAAGAACAACAACGTAGGCGTTTTCGTCGAATACAACCACGGCTCGCCTGTATCGTTCGCCCGTTTCATTGTTCACGACAAAAATGGTAACGGTTTCTTCGAAAGCGGCGAAGAGGAGTGGTTCGACTGCCTGACGACAGGGGATGCCTGGAATCTTAATGGTGAGCATCCAAATGTGGCATTTTTGATGTCCTGCGTTAACGGCAGACCGGAGGAAAAGCCCGTTTGCATCGCTCAGGCTTTATTGAACTACGGAAGCGTTGCCGTTGTGGCGCATACAAGGGTATCGTACTCCGGCGGTTGGCACACGCCCGCTAACGGCGGTTTCGAATGTCTGTTTTATGAGGATATAAAGGCGTTCGCGCACGACGGAATACCTATAGGCGAAGCTGTAAGCAAGGCAAGACCTGTGCTTAGAGAAAAGGAGCCGCAGTGGTTCTTCCTGAACGGCTATCCGCACGTTCTTTACGGCGACCCTGCCATGAATCTCGTTGGGGTGCCGGTCGCAGCAGCGCGGGAGCCTCTTGAGCCGCGTGTTTGCAACCCTCTCCTGTACATAAGCGATTCAAAAATTGTTACATATGATATTCCTGCAGCATCCTATATCAGGCTCGAGGTCTGGGACGTTTCAGGCCGGAAAGTGCAAACCCTTTACGAAGGGTACGCGCCTTCGGGCAAACGTTCTTGCGGGTTGAACCCGGCAGCGCTTGCTTCCGGTACGTACTTTTTGACGCTGAGATACGGCTCCCAAACCTGCATCGCAAAGACCGTTCTGGTTCATTAAGTACAGGATGAACTGTCAGGATTACTAGCCGGCATACTCAAGAGTATTGACAATCATTCCATTCAGCCTATTCTTTAGGCATGAATGCTTTGATGGTCTTTCTGGGATTAGTAACCCAGCCTCTGGCTGAAGGTGCGGACGATACTTTAAGGTTCGATGATGTTGTTGAACAAAGGCTCCACGCAGCTCTTGTTTCTTTGGACCCCTTAGCCCGGCTCAGGGCGGCATGGCTGTTGCCCGAATTCGTAGTTAGGGGCGAAACGCTCTCTTTTGCCGGCTCGCGGCCTGATCAGAACCGCTTTCAGCTCGAAGGTATTCCCCTTTATGACCCGCAGTCAGGGGACGAACTCGTCTTCCTTCCCCGCTCCATGCTTTTCGGTTGCAAGGGATTGGGGAATGAGACCGGCGCCATAACGCCGGTTCTTAATCTATCGACTCGTGCATATGAGGACGGCAAGCTCCATGCCTTTCTGGAAGCCTCCTCGCCGTTCTTTTTACCCGACGGACGGAACGGGGAAGCTGAATTACTCGCCTATGTCCCTTTGGGGCAAAAACTTACGATAGCCCTGAACGGATGCGCCATGCTCCGGGACATGCGTCCGGATTACGGTTCAGCAGGCGTAACCCGCACCCAGATGAGCGCCTATACAGGCGCCGCAACTGCGCTTCTTGCACCATCCGAGGATATACTTGTCAAGGCAAGGTTCTTGCGCTCCGAGACCCAGCGTGATATCTTTACGCCCCAGTGGATATTCAACCAGCTTTCCACCCCTGTCAGGTACTGCACGTCCGATCTGCTCTCGTTCGATTTCATCTACCGCAAGAAAACTTTTGACGTGCGCTTAACACTCTCAGGCTCCAACGGCTTCAACTGGATTGGCGGAAGAAAGGACGCCGACCTGGGGCTTTTCACAGGTTTCCAGCCGCAGGATACGACTCCTCCTTTTGCCGAGCTCAATACGGCTAACCCCTTCGGCGTCAAAGGGTTATTCTATTCCGAAGGCTCGAATCCTCGGGTTAAGGCATGGACTTCGGTATCCAACCGCGCAAAGGGCGAACTGAACGTAAAGGTCGGAGATATCAACGAGTTGCGTACGGTTCTTGAGTTCACTGTCTACAATTTTCTTTTAGACAATTCGTATTTCGGCAACAACGACAGTATCTTCGACACTTACGAGTATTCCCCAAGGTACGGCGATTTCTATTTCGCAGACAGGCTTCATTTCGGAAATTTCAGTATTGAACCCGGATTGAGCCTCATGTATCTTGAGACAGAGCAAAAGGATACAATCGTTGGCGAGGCCGGACTGGATATAAGTCTCGCTCTCACGCCCAGTGTCAAGGCGCGGGCGTCTTTCTACGGGATAGAACTCGAGGCTGGATCCGACATCGCGGCGGGACTGGTTCCATTCTTTTATTTTCTTGAGAACGCGGAAGCAAAACCCGATGCGGATACTCTGCTGCTCCTGCCAACCGACCCTCCTGCTCCGGAGAGGGCTTTCAGAGCATGGATGAATGCCACGAAGAATCTCGGAATCAACTGGACCTTCGGACTCAATCTCCTGTCAAGCATGAGTTATGATGCGCCCGGTGTCGAGTTGATGTACGATTCGACCAACACATCATTTGCAGGCATCTCTCTTGACACAAAAGGAGTCTCCTTCGCGGCTGTCCCCAGTGTGAGGTATTCTTCCGAATGGGTTTCAATAAAACTGGCGTATAGATTTTCATCGATTCAATCGACAAGCAGCGGGGTTGCAGCAGATTACGCAAGACTTCTTAAGCCGGATTCGACCGCGGGAAGACTGGAGAGATTTCCTTCGGATTCAAGGCACAAGATTACCCTTGTTGCCGAGCTGACTTCGCCTTCATCGCTCCCTTACTGGGCGCAAGAATGGCGCCTTTCACCAGGCTTCGCTCTGGCATCCGGCTTCCCTGACGAGGAGGTAGAGGATGTCGCACCCTGGTGGGCATGGCTTGAAATTACGGCAGGCCGTACACTTACACTGGGCAGGACCAAGACTACGATTACGGCCGAATTCCTGAATCCCTTCGGCTGGCAGGGTCCTCTTTTCGGAAGCGTTGGAAGAACTGACCCCTCGGAGGAGGATTTCCGGACAAGGGCGATTCTAGGAAACGCGGATTATCACTCCTCAAGGGACGCCAATCACGACGGTTACATTACTGCAGCAGAGGAGGTTGCCGCATACAAGCGGGCGCGGACGTTCTATGATGCGTGGACTCCGGGGCCTATTCCTCGAAGAAGCATCGAACTAAAGCTCGCCTTCGGCTTTTGAGGATAGTGAAGCCAGCCGCGAGGCTGGCTTCTTCTTCCCTAACCTTTTACCGACCCAAGAGGTACTATCTTAATAAAGTAAACTTACAAGCAACCTGCCCCCTGGTTCCCTGAACCGCTACCCAGTACACGCCCGCTGGAAGATCGGAGAGATCGAGTTGCACGGCGGCAGGGGAGGGGGGCGAGGAGGGCAAGGAGGGCCGTAAGCTGTGGCGGCAGGGGATTGAGTCCTCCGCTCCATCGATGGTTACGGATTTCCCGCCTGAGAGCGAGGCGGCCACTGAAACCAGGGAGTCCTCGGACACCGAGTTTATTATCTGCGCTACCTGGGGATCATACTCAATTGCTGGATAGAAAGAAACGATTGTTGCGACGACAAAGAAGACCACAATATCCTCCGTTTTTTCCTACATTAAATATAGCCCCTTTTTTAAGGTTGTCAAGCCAATTCAGAGAATATTGAACTGCGCCATGATGCAAAGGGGTTTGTGGTCGATTTTGAAAAGCTTCAGCGCACGACTACGAATCTTTGTGAAACCCGCTTTCCTGCTCCTTCAAGAGATATCCAGTATACGCCTGAGGAAAGGTCTTGGATGTCAAAGGAGAACCTGGTATCCGTGGTCGAAGGAGTGAGCATGCCGAGCGACTTAACCCTGCGTCCGGATGCGTCGTATACAAAGACTGTCAGGGTGTTGTTTGACCGGAAGTCTATGTTTAACCGAGACTTGACGAAAGGTGAAACGAGGTTGACCATTATCTCATCTAGAGGGACCTCAGGCTGCTCGGCAATGACGGTGGTCGATTCAGGCAGAACCTCTGCCTTAATTGCAGCCCATGCAAGCGCCAGCTTGACTGCGTCGGTCATGAAATCCTTGTCGAGGGTGGAGATTCTGTCGGTGATATGGTGATAGAAGGGCGTAAAATCCTCGAAGTCCTCTATCATGAGAACGGCGGGAATTTGAAGCTGCCAGAACCAGTAGTGGTCGCTGCGGTCGGTTGCATCCGATACGTGGATATCGGGCGCAAGATTCACCCCGTACGTCTCCATTAGGGATGAAAGCGTATCGCCCATATCCTGGGACTCGTCTATCCACGGACAGCAGTGCAGCTCCATCTGCGGGTTTTCATCGCCGTTGTACGCTATCATATCCATATCGAGAACGGCAATTATGTCGTCCTTCTTTTGGACCGCATCCTTTGCATAGTACTCGGATCCCCAAAGACCCTGCTCCTCGCCTGAAAAGAGTACGAGTCTTATCGTGTGCTGCCACTGGTAGGCG
This is a stretch of genomic DNA from bacterium. It encodes these proteins:
- a CDS encoding M20/M25/M40 family metallo-hydrolase, whose translation is MLMSIAFGGLVIFWAGAVETTFDPKVDSIIEQVSTDSLSYYIEGLSGEKSVKIGGKKDSITTRHSLTGDIIKATNWLREQFELRGVEAQLQPFISSKSSLAEPRPLPIGVSEAERALLFESLENAGEQFHLNNIVATIPGKDEQQIILCAHYDATSEIEGSYTPGADDNASGCAAVIEAARIFSAYQWQHTIRLVLFSGEEQGLWGSEYYAKDAVQKKDDIIAVLDMDMIAYNGDENPQMELHCCPWIDESQDMGDTLSSLMETYGVNLAPDIHVSDATDRSDHYWFWQLQIPAVLMIEDFEDFTPFYHHITDRISTLDKDFMTDAVKLALAWAAIKAEVLPESTTVIAEQPEVPLDEIMVNLVSPFVKSRLNIDFRSNNTLTVFVYDASGRRVKSLGMLTPSTTDTRFSFDIQDLSSGVYWISLEGAGKRVSQRFVVVR